The DNA region CCGCGTCACCTCAGCGCCATATCGCTCCGCAATGTGCGCGATCCGCTCGCTGAAGAAGCCGTTGACACAGACGACGACGCGATCGCCGGGCTCGACCAAGTTAGCGATGCCGGCCTCCATTGCGCTCATTCCCGAGGCGGGGAGGCAAAGCGTGTAGCGGTTGCTGGTACCGAACAAGGTGCGTAGGCCGTCGCTGATCTCACGCATGGCGGCGAGCAAGTCCGGGTCGAAGATCCCTCGCATGGGCGACGCGAGAGCCTCCATTACGCGAGGATGCATGGCGCTCGGCCCGGGGCCGAGAAGAAGCACGGGTTCAAGGTTCAAGTGGGTGGTCTCCTTGGCTGCTACAGAGTGTGGCAATCGGCTCATTCTACCGCCTGGTGGCGCAGGTTACTCGCTCGGATTGAAACCGGTGTATAGCTCGGCAGCCACCAGGAGCAGCAACGCCGCGACGCCGACGTTTACGAAACTCGCGACCACAGCGGCCAGCAAAACCTGACCATCCAGCAGCGCGAACAACCCGGCTGCCACGGCTCCTGCGGGCAGTAGCGCAACGAGCATGGTGAGCATCGTCAGAAACTCTCGAATCATGCGTTGAGAGGAGTCCTCGACATCCGGGAAGAGCAGCAAGTGCACGAGTACGCTGCTGGATACGACGTAGGCGAAAGGCACCACGGCAACTGCGAAAGCGATCGCGCCGAGAAACACGCGGGGGTCAATCAACACCGCGATGACATAGAATAGCCAAGCCCAGAAGCATGCCGACAGATTGCGCACCAGCGACTGCGCGAACAGCGAGCGCATCATGGTGAATGGTAGCGCCTTGTTCGCATCCACCTTGCGGAGAAGGTCGATGAATCCGGCCCGCGACGACGTCCAGGTGGCTATGAACGCGATCATGCCCGCGAACATGAACTGCATCTCTACTAAGCCCCATCCCGGCGAGGAGGAGGCTATATACCGAAGGAACGCGGCATAGATCCCCATCCCTACCAGCCCGAGCACGTACCAGTGCCCCGCGACTCGAAGGCTGACAACTGCGTCGCGCCAGATGACAGCATTGGGTCCCTGCCAACGCAGCCCGCTCAACCACCGGAATCTGCCCGCCTTCAGCTTCCCCTGCCGTGCCAGGTTGGAATAGTACTGCATGAAGTCGCCCGAGCGCGCGGCCGTTTCCGAAGGCTGTGAGGATGCGACTGCCAGCGCTGCCTGCTCATACAATGCGGGGGAGTACCGAAGTGCAAGGTGGAGAACGACGGCGAGTGCCAGAGCATAGCCGAGAACGGACAGCCCTGCAGCAAGGTAGTGACCTGTCAGCGGCATCAAAGCGATCTCTGCTGCTGCGGCGGCTGGAAAGTACAAATAACGCAAGGGCTCCGATGTGAAGGCCTCGATGAATGCCTTACCCGACCAGCCGTGCAGCCCGACCACTTCGCGCACGAATACGACGAGAACTGCTAGAGCCAACACCGCGATGATGGCGGGAGTTCGCTTGACCCACACAGAAACTCGGTCGTTCGCAGTACCCAGGCTGAAGGCGTGGCCCGCCGCAAGCCATGTGGATTGAACCAGCAGCCATGACAGAGCTGCCGTGTAGGGCAACCACGTCAGTGCCTCGCGGTTCGGGACCTCGCGCAGCCACGCCTTCGCCAGACTCGCGAGTGCCGCACCTCCCAGTATCACGAAGATCAGTGGGTAGATGAGCGCGACGAAGTTCTCGCGGATGATCCGAAACATCACTACCGCTCGCGGACTAATCGGAGTCGGGAACAGCATGTCCACGTCAGCCGGACGAAAGCCGGATCGTTGCACGCCTACCAGTGAGAGAAAGAACAGGTTGACGAGGATGGCCAGCCCGAACACGACGGCCGATGCAACCTCGATAGGGTACTGCACCGAGGGCATTGGGGGTAGGTCTATGTCACGACGCAGGAGCATGCGTGCGATGAACCAGTAGTAGTACGCTCCTGCCACCAGCAGCGCAATCAACCTGCGGACCGACGTGAGCGACCGCCGGATGCTGTTGCGCATCTGGCTAAACGTCAAGAACAGCAGCGGTCTCATCGGCCTCTCGTGTTAGCTTGAGGAATAGCTCTTCGAGCGTCGCATCCCCCGAGCTGGCGGATCGTTCGCGCAACTCGGAGAGGGTTCCATCCTCGATCTTCTGCCCATGCGCCATGATAATCACACGGTCGCACAGTCGTTCGGCGGTATCCAACAGGTGGGTGCTGACCAAAACCGCCGCGCCGGCATCCGCCGCCTCGGAGAACTGATGCTTGAGCTGCGCCGCACCCCTCGGGTCGATCCCTATCAATGGCTCATCGAGGAGGAACACCTTTGCATTGTGAACGAGCGCACACGTGACAGCGAGCTTCTGCTTCATGCCCTTGGAGAGCGTAGCCACCAGCTCGTCCTGCTTCTCGATGAGGTCATATCGCTCCAGCAGGTCGGTCCCCACCTGGTCGTATCGGTCCAGCGCCTCGAAACACATAGCAATGAATCGTAGGTGCTCGCGCACTGTCAGCAGCTCGTAGAGGCTGGGCACTTCCGGCACGAAAGCGAGGTTCATCTTCGCTGCTTTGGTGTCCGTTTCTGCGTCAATGCCTGCGATGCGCACGGTGCCGGAGGTCTTGCGGAGGATTCCCGCGATGCAGCGCAGCGCAGTGGTCTTTCCTGCTCCGTTCGGCCCGAGCAGGCCCACGATCTCGCCGGGATTGACCACGAACGACAGGTTGTCCACTGCGCAGAATCGCTTGTAGTACTTGGTTAGTCCCTCTACTTCCAGCATCTTCCCTACCGATCACGCCCCCTGGCTACGATACGTTGCGGTCCCCCGACTTCCGCCCCATCCCCACCCATGGCAGACAGGCAAGCCTGCGACAGGTTGCGGTAGGCGAAGTGCATGAGTCGCTCGAGGTTCACACAGTCCTCGCGGTTGTACTCGATGAGCAGCCGCAATGCCTCGTCATCTCCGCGCAGGTAGCGCCTCCAAAGGTGCACCGCATCCCACCCGCTCAGCCCCTCCGTCTCATCCGACCGGGCGATCCCTAGCTGTCGCTCGATGCTCTTCAGTCCACCCCGCAGCCCCAACCGGCGAAGCGTCGGGCACAGGTCTACATGAATCTGGTCGAAGGGTAGCATCGGAAAGGCACGTTGGAGCATGGGGATGTCGAAGCCTGTGCCATAGAACGTCACCAGCATCGAACATCGCTCCACCGCGTCCGCGAAGCTGCCGATGTCCTCCCCCTTGACGAATGCCCGGAACTCCCCAAAGGCATACAGGCCTACCATCGTCACCGAATCGGCCTCCATGCCACCGTCCGTTTCGATATCCAGATAGCCGACTCCATGTTCGAACTCCGAGAACGCGCGCCAAAGCTCGGCTGCGGGCAGGGCGCGCGCGAAGTACTGGAACCGTCCGGCATCGAGAGCGTGCAGGGAGCGATCCACTTCAATCTCCAGACTGGCCCTCCGAGTTGCGGTAAGGTCCCAACGCCCTGGGTCTCGCATAAAGTCGTTCCACGTGCGGGCGCCCTGGCGCCAGAGTCCAATCTCAGTCTTCTGCCCAACCCCGGGCGCGTGGAGGAACGTAGAAGTCAGCACTCCCCAAGCTTCCCTTCCGATACTCCCGGGTCCTGCACGAACCCATCCCTCGGCGTATCCAGCACTCGAGACCGGATGCGAGGGCATTCCTCATTCATACCTACGCTGCTCCTGCAGCGGAGGTACTCCTCTGCAACTAAACGCGCCAGTGATGGCGAGCCTCCACCGTGGGAGCGGCGGAGGTATGGAACAACAGCCCTCGATGTCTCCGATCTGTACCAAATCGAGAGGGAGGATGGACTGTACCGGCGGCGTAATCGCCTTCTGATGAACCTATCCTTGCTTTTGTGTGCGGTGGTAATAATGGCCGAATCAAGCGGGCTACCCATCGGTTTGGGGCGCCTCGAGCGACTGGTCGAAACATGGCCGATGATGGAACCGGGCGTGCTGGCGCGCTACTTCTCCAGCTTCGACCGGACGGGAGGAAACGACGACGGGTTCAATGGCACCTACTCAGCGCTGTACGTTGACGCGAAGGGTGAGCACGTCATCTTCGACGTGGAGCAGCCCGGGTGCCTGTATACGCTGTGGTTCACCAGCGACCAGGGCGGACACGGCAGGCTGAACTGGGGACGCATCCGTTTCTACTTCGATCACGAGGTCGAGCCGCGGATTGATCTGGAGGCGAACGAACTGTTCGACGGCAAACATGCGCCCTTCCTCAAGCCGCTGGTAGCAGGCAATCGCGAGAGCACTGGAGGCTACGTCTCCTACGTCCCTCTGCCGTTCTCACAATCCCTTCGCATTACCACCGAGCGCCGGGCCGGGTTTTACAATGTGTTCTATCACCTATATCCACACGGCACTCCCCTGCGGACGTGGCGGGCGGACGACGATTCGGCCAAGGTGCGGAAGCTGTGGGAGAAGGTGCTAGCAGGAGCGCCGCAGGGGATACCTGGCAGGCGACGGCAAGTGCCCGGTAGTGAGTGGTCGCACGAGGGCTCTGGGGTCGTCACCCGCCTGGCGGTACGATCCGCATCCGGATTTACCGAGAAGGCTCTACGCGAGGGGCGCGTGGTATGCGAGTGGGACGGGCGCACGGGGGTGGACGTGCCGCTGGGGACATTCTTCGGTATCGGGTTGGCACCCACCAACGTGCGAGCCGTGGCATGGTTCACCGACAAAACCAAGCTGGTGAGCGTTATGCCGATGCCCTTCTGGCAGTCAGCGATAATACGTGTCACCTGCCCAGAACCCGTCACCCTGGAGGTGGACCTGGCGCCCCAGCGCTATGAGCATGCGACGTCGGGCTATCTGCGAGCGCAGTATCGCGAAGAGCGCCCCACGCGGCTGGGAGAGGACTTCGAGCACGCGGACATCCACGCAGCGGGCAAGGTGGTAGCCGTCGTGCAGGCGATCGAACCAGGCGACCCACACAACAAGCAGTGGTGGGAGGGCGACCTTCGCGTGTACGTAGACGCGGAACGTAGCCCCGCTCTGCATGGCACGGGACACGAAGACGACTTCCTCGGTGGCTGGTCGAACGAGTTCCTCGACACCCCGTTCACCCTGCCGATGCACGGCGAGCCATACGTGAAGATGGTGGACCGCACAGGCCAATACAACGGCGACTGCTCGCTGTACCGCCTCTTCGTCAGTGTGCCGTTCACCTCGCGCATTCGGTGGAGCACCGAACACGGCACCGAGAACCATCGCAACTTCGACTACTCCGGAGCACTGTTCTGGTATGAAGGTGGTCCGAGGGCGATCGAGACGGATCGATTCGTCGTGTGCGATCCGGCATCTCGTGACATGCACGATGCAAGGATGCAGAATATCAGCGACCCAGAAGCGCTAACTTCGCGCTTCGAGGGCCGAGACCATGGAGAGCACACCCAGATGGTCGCGGCCTCGCTCGGGAGATCGGAGTTCACACTGAAGATAAAGCCGGACAATCGGGGAGTGTTCTTGCTGCGGCTCTTCGACCAGTTCCACGGGCGGCAGCGGGCGCGTGTTCTGGTGGACGGCCAACTCGTCGGAACATGGTATGTTGCCGAGGAAAATCGCGTTCGCAGGTGGTCGGAGCGTTCCTTCTTCTTACCCGCTCTCTATACTGCGGGCAAGAGCAGCATACGCATCACCATCGATCCCCCTGCCTCGTCACCGCTATGGAGCCACTCGAGCTACACCGCCTACTGCCTGTGTGATGGCGAGTAGCAGTCTGCAGGTACTGGCTGGCATCGTGGGCTCAGACGGGCAGCGAGACGCTGCGCGATACCCAGTAGGGGGAACATCGCCGGCGATAGCAGTGGCTCCGGCGTCTGCCGAGGAAGTGGCAGAGATCCTTCGTGCGTGTAGCGCGGATAGCCTCGGGTGCCTCGTCGTCGGTGGGATGTCACGCATGTCGTCCTGTCCTCCTTTCAAACGATATGACGTGGCGCTCGTGACGGACAGGCTGCAAGAATTCGGGCATTACACCGCCGACATGATGTGCACCGTCGGGGCGGGAGCACAACTCACTGCCGTCAACGAGAGGCTTCGTGCCGCCGAGCAATGGTTGCCTTGGGAAGCCGAAGTCACGGGCCCTACCACGATCGGCGGCGCAATCGCGACCAGCTGTGCGGGGGCATGCGAAGACGGCTTCGGCTCGCCGCGACGCCGAGTGTTGGAGCTCGTGGCGGTCACCGGTCTGGGCGAGATCATCCGGGTAGGTGCTAAGGTGACCAAGCACTCCGCAGGCTATGGCATTCACCGACTGCTGTGTGGCTCATGGGGTTCTCTTGCGGTTATCGTAGAGGCGACGCTGATGCTCGCGCCCATGCCAGGGCGCAAACAATACCGGATAGGATCGAGTGGCTGGAAAGATTTGGTAGACAGGGACACTATAGCAGAGGGGCTCTCGCCCCACTTGGTGTCTTTCACGCTGACTGCAGATGCGAACTCACTCTGCGCGGAGTACGACGTGGTTGGAGAGGAATCGGTACTGACCTGGGCAGAAACGATGGTCGGGGCTATCACTAATCAGTCGAGCAGCAGTAAAGAGTGGGAGTCTGCGATTCGCTTCGAGGTGGATCGTAGCAAGATACATGATCTAGCACGGTCGTTGCACGATGCGTACCCAGGTTCTTCCATTCGCTGGCGACCGCTTAGTGGCGCGGTGTGGCTCCTGCACTCGGCACGCGCGGAAGACTACTCGACGGCGATTGCTCTCGCCCGGAAGAGTGATGCTACGTGGCGGGCGGAGCTTGGACCGAGCATCGAGCGGTGGAAGGTCTCCGATGGTCCGCGAAGCGTGCGGAAGCGAGTGATTGACGCCTTCGACCCACACCTAGTCCTGATCGGCGAGGCACTCCGTGGACACGCATAGCGCCGAAACACTAGCACCCTTCGACACGAGGGCCTGCATTCACTGCGGCATGTGCCTGCAAGCATGTCCCACGTATGTAGAGACTGGAAACGAGGCACACAGCCCGCGTGGTCGCATCTACTCCTTGCGCGCAGTGGCAGAAGGACGTTTGAGCTGGGCCGAAGTGCAGGAGCAGATGGATGCATGCCTAGGTTGCCTGGCATGCGAGACGGCGTGTCCGTCGCCAGTCCCGTATGAAAAGATACTGATGACCGCGCGCTCGGAGATCGATCGGCGGCGACCACCGTGGCATTGGTTCGCGAGACACATGCTGGTATCCATCGCTCAGTCACCCAAGCGATTCGCGCAGACAGCTCCGCTCGCGGCACATCCACTCTCGGGCCGTATCCTCGGTCTTGCTCTAGGGGGTGGCACTCGCTTGCCCCTCATACCCATTGCCGATGAAGAGGCTTCCCTTCCCGAGATGCTTCCTGCTGTGGGTGAGCAACGCGGCACGGTGGCACTACTGGTCGGGTGCGTGCAACGAGTCACCCTGCCGGCAACTACCAGGGCCGCCGCTCGGTGTCTGTCGGCCAACGGCTACGAGGTGCTAACCATTTCGCATCCCGAGTGCTGCGGCGCACTGGCTGCTCACTATGGGGACCCAGCAGTTGCCCAACGACTGGCCGACGACCTCGCATCGGCTTGTCCAGCACACACGCCACTCATCGTCACAGCGGCAGGCTGTGGTGCGTTCCTGAAGCAGGCACTTCGCGACCGGGACATGGAGGTGTTCGACTTTTCGGAGTTCCTCTGGAGTAGCGGATGGACAGCGCCTCTCGACTCGGTTCCCCGTCTTCGCGTGGCTCTGCACGATCCCTGTCACCTAGAGCACGGGCAAGGTATCAAAGCGCAGCCGCGCGAGTTGCTATCGCTGATCCCTGGCATAGAACCACTCGAGTTGGACGAGAGCTACTGCTGTGGCAGCGCAGGGCTGTACAATGTATACCAGCCCGTCATGGCCCGTAAACTGCTCGAACGCAAACTGGATGCCATCATTCGTACGGGAGCCGACATCGTCCTGAGCAGCAATCCAGGCTGTACGCTGTGGCTGCACCAAGGCATCGAAGAACGCGGCCTCCGGTTGCAGGTGCTCCACATTGCCGAAGTCATGGCCTCGGCACTAACCGATGCTACCTAGCCCTGCCACCACGCCACCCTGATGCTATGAGGAGTTCAGGTCGCTACCAGACTACGCACGGCGATCCGTCATGCGGAGACTGTCGAAGCATGACGATCCATCTACGCAATCTAAAGGTGCGCCCAGACTCGATGCACTGGGTACTAACCCTTCCGCTCCTTCCACCGCCCACGCGTGAAGTCCGGGAACTTCACCGGCATGCCACCCTTGCGATTCGACTCTTCGCTCAAAGGTCCGGGGACGCTCCATGCTGCGGCATCGTACACGTCCATATCGGGCACCAGTCCCTCCTTCATGCACTCGATCAGGCGGAAGCTCATGATGTAGTCCATACCGCCGTGACCACCCAGCTTGCGTGCCATTTCACCTTCCTTCTTCCACAGCGGGTGCTCGTATCGCTCGCGAAAGGGATCGAGTGACTGCCAGTCGTGGTCGGGTTGGCCGTCAATGAAGATACGATCCGGGAACCCACGGAAAGTACCCTTCGTTCCGGAGATTAGGTTGATACGATCATAGGGTCGCGGGCTGACGGTGTCGTGCTGAAGCATAATCGTGCGTCCCAACGCCGTGCGAATGATGCTGGTGTTCATGTCGCCGCAGACGTACTTCTCCTTGCGACGTGGGTCGTCTGATGCCAGACGGGTCTGCTGCCAGAGTGTGAACCCTTTCTCCGGCGAGCTCAGAGATACCAACACATC from Fimbriimonadia bacterium includes:
- a CDS encoding FAD-binding oxidoreductase; this translates as MASSSLQVLAGIVGSDGQRDAARYPVGGTSPAIAVAPASAEEVAEILRACSADSLGCLVVGGMSRMSSCPPFKRYDVALVTDRLQEFGHYTADMMCTVGAGAQLTAVNERLRAAEQWLPWEAEVTGPTTIGGAIATSCAGACEDGFGSPRRRVLELVAVTGLGEIIRVGAKVTKHSAGYGIHRLLCGSWGSLAVIVEATLMLAPMPGRKQYRIGSSGWKDLVDRDTIAEGLSPHLVSFTLTADANSLCAEYDVVGEESVLTWAETMVGAITNQSSSSKEWESAIRFEVDRSKIHDLARSLHDAYPGSSIRWRPLSGAVWLLHSARAEDYSTAIALARKSDATWRAELGPSIERWKVSDGPRSVRKRVIDAFDPHLVLIGEALRGHA
- a CDS encoding DUF2961 domain-containing protein, giving the protein MAESSGLPIGLGRLERLVETWPMMEPGVLARYFSSFDRTGGNDDGFNGTYSALYVDAKGEHVIFDVEQPGCLYTLWFTSDQGGHGRLNWGRIRFYFDHEVEPRIDLEANELFDGKHAPFLKPLVAGNRESTGGYVSYVPLPFSQSLRITTERRAGFYNVFYHLYPHGTPLRTWRADDDSAKVRKLWEKVLAGAPQGIPGRRRQVPGSEWSHEGSGVVTRLAVRSASGFTEKALREGRVVCEWDGRTGVDVPLGTFFGIGLAPTNVRAVAWFTDKTKLVSVMPMPFWQSAIIRVTCPEPVTLEVDLAPQRYEHATSGYLRAQYREERPTRLGEDFEHADIHAAGKVVAVVQAIEPGDPHNKQWWEGDLRVYVDAERSPALHGTGHEDDFLGGWSNEFLDTPFTLPMHGEPYVKMVDRTGQYNGDCSLYRLFVSVPFTSRIRWSTEHGTENHRNFDYSGALFWYEGGPRAIETDRFVVCDPASRDMHDARMQNISDPEALTSRFEGRDHGEHTQMVAASLGRSEFTLKIKPDNRGVFLLRLFDQFHGRQRARVLVDGQLVGTWYVAEENRVRRWSERSFFLPALYTAGKSSIRITIDPPASSPLWSHSSYTAYCLCDGE
- a CDS encoding ABC transporter ATP-binding protein, producing the protein MLEVEGLTKYYKRFCAVDNLSFVVNPGEIVGLLGPNGAGKTTALRCIAGILRKTSGTVRIAGIDAETDTKAAKMNLAFVPEVPSLYELLTVREHLRFIAMCFEALDRYDQVGTDLLERYDLIEKQDELVATLSKGMKQKLAVTCALVHNAKVFLLDEPLIGIDPRGAAQLKHQFSEAADAGAAVLVSTHLLDTAERLCDRVIIMAHGQKIEDGTLSELRERSASSGDATLEELFLKLTREADETAAVLDV
- a CDS encoding (Fe-S)-binding protein — encoded protein: MDTHSAETLAPFDTRACIHCGMCLQACPTYVETGNEAHSPRGRIYSLRAVAEGRLSWAEVQEQMDACLGCLACETACPSPVPYEKILMTARSEIDRRRPPWHWFARHMLVSIAQSPKRFAQTAPLAAHPLSGRILGLALGGGTRLPLIPIADEEASLPEMLPAVGEQRGTVALLVGCVQRVTLPATTRAAARCLSANGYEVLTISHPECCGALAAHYGDPAVAQRLADDLASACPAHTPLIVTAAGCGAFLKQALRDRDMEVFDFSEFLWSSGWTAPLDSVPRLRVALHDPCHLEHGQGIKAQPRELLSLIPGIEPLELDESYCCGSAGLYNVYQPVMARKLLERKLDAIIRTGADIVLSSNPGCTLWLHQGIEERGLRLQVLHIAEVMASALTDAT
- a CDS encoding ribonuclease H-like domain-containing protein — translated: MDRSLHALDAGRFQYFARALPAAELWRAFSEFEHGVGYLDIETDGGMEADSVTMVGLYAFGEFRAFVKGEDIGSFADAVERCSMLVTFYGTGFDIPMLQRAFPMLPFDQIHVDLCPTLRRLGLRGGLKSIERQLGIARSDETEGLSGWDAVHLWRRYLRGDDEALRLLIEYNREDCVNLERLMHFAYRNLSQACLSAMGGDGAEVGGPQRIVARGRDR